A stretch of Henckelia pumila isolate YLH828 chromosome 4, ASM3356847v2, whole genome shotgun sequence DNA encodes these proteins:
- the LOC140863309 gene encoding N6-adenosine-methyltransferase non-catalytic subunit MTB-like isoform X2, whose amino-acid sequence MHSSDGVRDFMQRDIEEDVDVNIDEVSDDDYCNQDDKRANGSSKSKKTGSSEEAHEIQRGVSGSSRVGDGQDDYEDRNLLHSKQMKRKSEENTLDRLSTWYQDGETEKKVEREDKYVSSGYNQAEGDERKMSVAKYPENDFDGDNRQDMHSKFSGRRDSGRDKEYGYGARGRHTMRRWDEPDTVVEYDNYVENFDVGGGKSSDWKPESESASAIKRSDSLEIESKGIKSLGPDSVNDSIMSRGEERKVDLERSDGGKSETLEKDAKESLTHQNRSKKEIYEEHRQKRYHGGRDIVDDSERSEEDGNRMRYKNRRDMEISNASEIPEKIGRHQFGSDNFEIDYDGRSTVRRKEQVKDGSWDESLKGGEDYLAEQNRERVKFKDSGKREDKETRDGEKTYDKSRERDMPRRGLEWMGERRRKDGNRTEAVKTSSKYGISNENYDVIEIQTKPFDYGGEDSSSNFVRNREVIQPAPTNLAPDINELSYSRDEMLRNDQGSGQAGEEYKDRFMDSTSAIQDQNSWRDDDFQSEKSRGQKGVFCDNGTGGQSSGRVSLPPHGNYENNSFNRSNSQGLRGNRAWRVGRGRPTGRDSQQPDTSIPLVGSPFGPLGIPPLRPMQSLNPNMSPAPGPPISAGVFPFQPPVMWPGARGVEMNILGVQPVLPPVPLGTLTPRFSPNVGNAPNGPFVFNQLGPGRGLSPSISGQNLNASVPVVRGQLHDKTSGGWVPPRSNGPPGKAPSRGEQNDYSQNFVDTGLRPQNFIRELELTSVVEDYPKLRDLIQRKDEIVAKSASPPMYYKCDLRDHVLSHEFFGTKFDVVLIDPPWEEYVHRAPGVTEHMEYWTFEEIMNLKIEAITDTPSFIFLWVGDGVGLEQGRQCLKKWGFRRCEDICWVKTNKTNATPGLRHDSHTLFQRSKEHCLMGIKGTVRRSTDGHIIHANIDTDVIIAEDPPYVLLVALLILKVP is encoded by the exons ATGCATTCATCTGACGGTGTAAGAGATTTTATGCAACGAGATATTGAGGAGGACGTAGACGTGAACATCGATGAGGTGAGCGATGATGATTACTGTAATCAGGATGACAAGAGAGCTAACGGGTCAAGCAAGTCAAAAAAAACAGGGAGCAGTGAAGAAGCTCATGAAATTCAAAGAGGAGTCAGTGGCTCAAGCAGAGTTGGCGATGGTCAGGATGATTATGAGGACAGAAACCTGTTGCACTCTAAGCAGATGAAAAGAAAATCGGAGGAGAATACATTGGACAGATTGAGCACTTGGTATCAAGATGGAGAAACAGAAAAAAAGGTGGAGCGTGAGGACAAATATGTAAGTAGTGGATACAATCAAGCTGAAGGAGATGAGAGAAAAATGTCAGTTGCAAAGTACCCTGAAAATGACTTTGATGGGGATAACAGGCAAGATATGcattcaaaattttcagggAGAAGGGATAGTGGTAGAGACAAGGAATATGGGTATGGTGCACGTGGAAGACACACTATGAGGAGATGGGACGAGCCTGACACTGTTGTTGAGTATGATAATTATGTTGAGAATTTTGATGTAGGAGGTGGGAAGTCCTCGGATTGGAAGCCTGAATCTGAAAGTGCAAGTGCAATAAAAAGAAGTGACTCTCTTGAAATTGAATCAAAAGGTATTAAAAGCCTGGGTCCAGACTCAGTTAATGACAGTATCATGTCTCGTGGAGAAGAGAGAAAAGTTGATTTAGAAAGGAGTGATGGGGGAAAGTCGGAAACTTTAGAGAAGGATGCTAAAGAAAGTTTAACACACCAAAACAGATCAAAGAAAGAAATATATGAGGAACATAGACAGAAAAGATATCACGGTGGTCGAGATATTGTTGATGATAGTGAAAGGTCTGAAGAAGATGGTAATCGGATGAGATACAAAAACAGGAGAGATATGGAGATCTCCAATGCATCTGAGATCCCTGAGAAGATCGGAAGGCATCAATTTGGTTCAGATAATTTTGAGATAGATTATGATGGCCGAAGTACTGTTAGGAGGAAGGAACAGGTAAAAGACGGATCATGGGATGAAAGCTTGAAAGGAGGAGAGGATTACTTGGCTGAACAAAATAGGGAACGTGTGAAATTTAAAGATAGTGGGAAAAGAGAAGACAAAGAAACAAGAGACGGTGAAAAAACATACGATAAAAGCAGGGAGCGGGACATGCCAAGGCGTGGTCTCGAGTGGATGGGTGAAAGGCGTAGAAAGGATGGAAACAGGACTGAAGCTGTGAAAACCTCATCAAAGTATGGAATATCAAATGAAAATTATGATGTGATCGAAATCCAAACCAAGCCCTTCGATTATGGAGGGGAGGATTCTAGTTCAAACTTTGTCCGTAACAGGGAGGTCATTCAGCCAGCCCCCACCAATCTAGCTCCTGACATCAACGAGCTCTCTTATTCAAGAGATGAGATGTTGAGAAATGATCAAGGATCTGGACAAGCTGGCGAGGAATACAAAGATAGATTTATGGATTCTACTTCTGCAATACAGGATCAGAATTCATGGAGGGATGACGACTTTCAGTCAGAGAAATCTAGAGGTCAGAAAGGCGTGTTTTGCGATAATGGCACTGGTGGCCAAAGTTCTGGCCGTGTTTCTTTACCTCCACATGGAAACTATGAAAATAATTCTTTTAATAGATCTAATTCTCAAGGTCTCAGGGGAAACAGGGCTTGGAGAGTAGGAAGAGGTAGGCCGACTGGAAGGGACAGTCAACAGCCTGATACTTCCATACCGTTGGTTGGTTCACCTTTTGGACCACTTGGCATTCCACCTCTTAGACCAATGCAGTCCTTAAATCCAAACATGTCCCCTGCACCAGGTCCTCCTATATCTGCTGGAGTTTTTCCATTTCAACCTCCCGTTATGTGGCCTGGAGCTAGAGGTGTGGAGATGAATATTCTTGGTGTTCAACCTGTTCTTCCACCTGTCCCCCTTGGAACACTGACACCCAGATTCTCCCCTAACGTGGGAAACGCACCAAATGGGCCATTTGTTTTCAATCAGTTGGGGCCTGGAAGAGGACTATCTCCTAGCATATCTGGCCAAAATTTAAATGCTTCTGTTCCGGTGGTCCGTGGGCAGTTACACGACAAAACCTCTGGGGGATGGGTTCCTCCCAGATCTAATGGACCCCCTGGTAAAGCCCCCTCTAGAGGGGAGCAGAATGATTACTCACAAAACTTTGTTGACACTGGTCTGCGACCACAGAATTTTATAAGAGAGCTGGAGCTCACTAGCGTTGTGGAAGACTATCCAAAGCTTCGAGATCTTATCCAGAGAAAGGATGAAATAGTGGCCAAGTCAGCTTCTCCTCCTATGTACTACAAGTGTGATCTTCGAGATCATGTGCTTTCACATGAATTCTTTGGAACCAAGTTTGACGTTGTTCTTATAGACCCACCTTGGGAGGAGTATGTTCATCGAGCTCCTGGTGTTACTGAACATATGGAGTATTGGACATTTGAAGAAATAATGAATCTGAAAATTGAG GCAATCACTGACACTCCATCTTTCATCTTCCTGTGGGTTGGAGATGGTGTTGGGCTGGAGCAAGGCAGACAATGTCTAAAAAAG TGGGGATTTCGCAGATGTGAAGATATATGTTGGGTGAAGACTAACAAAACCAATGCAACTCCTGGATTACGCCATGATTCTCATACTCTGTTTCAGCGATCCAAG GAACATTGCTTGATGGGCATAAAAGGGACTGTACGTCGCAGTACAGACGGCCATATAATACATGCCAACATTGACACTGATGTAATAATTGCTGAAGACCCTCCATACG